Within Scomber scombrus chromosome 12, fScoSco1.1, whole genome shotgun sequence, the genomic segment ATTCTGCTATGCACTACCAGCAGCAGTACTCCACCTCATTGAGGAGGTGAAAGCACCGTCAcctgcacacatacatagagCAAGACACATGAGATGAGAAAAAGAGATTTATGTTGTATTCTAGGAATGGGAAAATGACTTCTTATTGATATGTTAATATTAAGTTCAAGGTACTATCACCTTAGCAGGTTTAAATCAGTGCAGAAAAGGGGGTGATAGTCCAACATTTTGTGAACATGCATAAGCTGTACTACACATCATTTTATATGTGCCTCTTGTAAAATATAGCATTTAAACCCTCACcaccttccttcatcctccagGTTCGATTCAATGCAGCAGGAGCTAAACAAATCCTCGGCCCAGAACaaggagctgcagagagagatggagcgGCTGCAGTCGGAGGTAACGCGCTACAAGAACTTGCAGCTGAAGGCGGCCAAGGACTGCGAGAAGTACAAGGAGGAGAGGGACTCTGTGTTCAACGAGTATCGTCTGATCATGAGCGAGAGGGACCAGGTGATCAAGGAGCTGGACaagctgcagacagagctgGAGGCAGCCGAGGCCCGACTCAAAAACACCTCTTCAGAGAGGGTGGTGGCCAGCGAAGAGTTGGAGGCCCTTAGACAGGTATCAGACTtaagattgtaaaaaaaatacacttaaattTATATagatcctttttttcccccatctgtCCAGAGAGTGTAGTAAAGGTGAAGGCTGATTGAGTATCACTCCCAAAAACATCATGACAACTTACTAAATGGCAAACTTGAATTTGAAGATTGCAAACCTTTTAACTTACTGAATTCAAAATATTGCAGACCTGTTGAAAGTAATAATGTATTTTCCTAAAATTgatgttttgcatttttaaaactgttctTGTCATTACTCATCACTCTCACCTTCCACAAGAGGGTAGAAGGTTGAAATCATTCTGACAGTTACTGAGCAGACAGATGAGCCAGCAGTACTTCCATCATATCcttcaaaaagtataaaactgTGTCAGTTTAAACACTTTCCTCTGTGAGAATATTAGTCTGTCAAGTTGTTAGTGAGTCTGCTTGTGAATTGGGCCAGGCATTCACTTGTCACTGGATCAAAGGCCATTTTCACCCAGGACCCCGCACAAAAATAGTTTAGCTCCGCTGCCTCCTTTTTGAAGAATATTTCTGAGCACTCACTAAGTAGTGTTGGATCACTCTGCATTGGCcctcaaatattttttttttcacatcgCATTAATGACTCAGTGTTGAGATGCCCTCATTCCGTTTTGCCCTCTTTGTTCTGCGGCAGGAGTTGAACTCGTCACTGGTGGACCGCGACAGGGCCATCTGCGAGAGGAACGAGCTGCTGGAGAAGTACTGCCACGAGGTGAAGGACAAAGCCGAAGCCCAGAAGGAGCTGAGCCAGGCCTGCAAAGACATCGAGACGGTCCGAGAGGAGAGGGACGTGGCCCGGAAGGAGAGGACAGAGGCCATCATTCAAAGGGATCAGCTGCTCCGAGAGTACTATCAGGCCAGACAGGTAACAAACGCACACGTCCTCACTTACCACACCTTAGATTTGACAGTATAAAGTCAAAGGTTGGACACAGGATAAAGAGCTTGGATCCAGTGAGCTGTCAGTTGGTGGATTACAGTGTGTCAGTGGATTGTCCTGTAAGCGGATTTAGGTCCACACCTCTGTCAGCCCACTAGATGGCTGTCTGTAAAGTCCCTCTGCTGGTTACACGAACCCTAAAGACATCATGACTAGCTTTTAATACCTTGAGTCACACATCTGGATAGTCTGCACATTTGCTGGTATCAGTATTTTATGTCCATCCTTCAGACCAGACACTGTAAAGTCTATGATGTTGccacaaacagaaatacagcatATGTAGCACACTGGTTTTTAAAGAACAATCCTCTTCACGTATACTTCTTAGAAACAAGACTCGGCCACCCTGGACATGGAGCGAGCCAACAAGGAGATTGAGGTGCTGAGGAAACAGTATGAGGCCATGTCCCAGGAACTGAAGGAAGCCACGCAGGAAGCCGAGGTGGCCAAATGTCGACGGGATTGGGCCTtccaagagagagacaaaatagtggcagagagggagagcatAAGGTCAGTCTGTTTATAGGTTTGTCAAAGAGAGGTAGATAATATCATATATCTTAGACTATCACTGACCTAtatctgttttttctcattccCAGAACTCTGTGTGATAACCTACGTCGGGAAAGAGACCGGGCAGTCAGCGATCTGGCCGACGCACTGCGGAATCTGGACGATATGAGGAAGCAGAAGAACGATGCATTGCGAGAGCTTAAAGAGCTGAAGTAAGTTTTGTCCAAGGTTTACTGTACTCACTTAGAATGAAAATTCTAGGAGAACTATAAGATATCTGAGGAAAATTCTACATTTGAGTGAGCACAAAACACTATTCCATGCACTCTGCCAACTTTGTGTGTCCTACCACTTTGTCTCTATAAGCTGTTGTACTCGGTGTGTGGCTGGGTGTAAGCTGTGATATTGTGCCTTTGGAGACATCAGAGAGCTCAGTTGTTTGTCTGGCGGCATTTCCACTTGCCCAGATTAAAAGTGTAATCCCGAAAAGCGTCAGTGTTTtggacacatacacatacacagtgagaGACTaactctcactgtctcacctcccTGCATACCAATGTGTTTATATTGCATGTAAAAGCTCCCCCTGCTGGGTAAAGTGTATATTGCAGTCATAAAGTCAAGGCACCATATGGTGTATGCGGTATGCTGTGACTTTGAGAGTGTCTGCCTCTATCCTCTGCAAAGAACAATGTAGGACTGGGGTTTTAATGTCACAGCTACCCTCAAGGCATGCCTCAGTAGGACACCATATATCTTAGTGACAGTGCGCCATTGTGTGCATTCTACTTTTAGTTTTCTTATGAGCAAATATAAATTTGATTCCCTAAACCATGAAGCAAAAGGCGTTGGTGTCAGAAAGGATgtaagaaatattttaaaatgaaagaaagaaaagtctaAGCCAACTTCCACAAAAAAATAAGGTCAAATCATGGAAACATTctgaatatatgtgtgttattttatctTGCACTTAGTTTATGATTGATATCTACATCTACAAATATGCAGACTTTATTTTAGttgaacatatatatatatttgaataagTCCCATTAACTTTTGGTTCAAATTTTTTTTCCAGTATACTGACTGGTTGTGTGTTATTCTCTCATTCTCTTGTCCCTGCCCATTCATCCTCCAGTGACTGACCCTTTGACTCTGTGTGCAATGTCTTCCTTTGTTAAGGGAGAAGATGGAGAGCCAGTTGGAGAAGGAGGCCCGGTTTTGTCAGCTAATGGCCCATAGCTCTCATGACTCAGCCATCGATACAGACTCCCTGGAGTGGGAGACAGAGGTGGTGGAGTTCGAGAAAGACAGGGTAGGAAAGACAGCGCTCAGCTCTTATTACTGAGAGTGATTTGGTGACATGCCAGTCTCCCTGGAGCCAGTTGAGCTTCTGCTGccaaaaatgtgatgatattgAAATATGTTTGTCAATTCACTGACTTTTATATGGATTTactaacatttatattattccCTTTACAGGATGACATGGATTTGAAGGCACTTGGGTTTGATATCGCAGAGGGGGTAAATGATCCATATTTACCAGGAGATTGCGGAATATTTGTTACAAGGGTGGACAAAGGAAGTATTGCAGATGGACGGTTAAGGTGAGTGCTGCTCTAGTAGCTGTCACGCTCCTTCCTATAAACTAACTGTCCATTTTATGTCTCACGATCCagcctttttgtgtttccagagTGAATGATTGGTTGTTGAAGATTAATGACATCGACCTGACCAATAAGGACCGGAAGCAGGTGGTTAAGGCTGTGCTCAACGGTGGAGGATTGATCAACATGGTGGTACGAAGAAGAAAGTCTCTGGGAGGAAGGCTGGTCACTCCTGTTCACATCAACCTCGTGGGACACAAAGGTATAATATTGCTTAAATagatgtatttttgtcttttactaTGTATTatgactgtgtttgtttttgggggttttactgtctttttttttttatcacctcattttctcctctgtctcttaGACAGCGGTATCGGTCTCGAGAGTGGGGTGTATGTAACTGCCATTGTCCAGGGCAGTCCGGCAGCCAGGGAAGGTTCTCTCACAGTTGGAGACAGACTGATCGCTGTGAGTCATAGCCAACTTCTTTAAAATCctcttttatactttttttttttttttaatactccCTTCCTCCACATCCACCACATTGCAGATCAAACAGGCTCTATGAGGTTTCTAATCCAGGCCCCACTCCATTCCAACACTCACGCTCCACACCCAGATAAAGTGGGATTTTGTTGAGTATGTGAAGAagtaaaagaaggagaaaagtcTCCCTTTTGATTAAATCCTCAAAAACCTGCAGCTGCGGAGGGCTAGGTGGAGctgtcttcacacacacagctgcggTACACTCACACGAAGGGAATAGGAGGAAAAGAGACAAGTGTCAGGAATGGAACTTTGTGTCTCCATCGCTGTCTTTTCAAAATTGACCTTATCCTAATCTGCCAGTAGCAGCAGAAATCTTAATTCCCCTGTTAGTTTAAACTGGAGCATAAAAACCTGTGCATTACGTTTAAATCCCAGAGCACTTGGATATCTCTTCTCACCATTTAGCAGGATAGCAGTTTCATACATGTAGCCAGGAGAGCTGATATGCCAGATGATAACTCAGCTGCAACCACAATTAGCAATGGTAAGTATAGATGATGCGTTAAGAGATCTTAATCATGAAAGCATATCGTATTTTATCATGCCCTTGTGGATGTTAATCACATCAGTGTATCGGGTTATATATAACTTACTAAATGCTTAATTGCGTTTGCAAAGGAAGCCACAGTGCTGAATCAGGAATGATATATACATGGGATACAGCTGAATGTCAGTTGCTAAACCCCACAGCTCAGAGGTGACTGTTACTGTTCTATGCtcaataaaatgtatcaaactTGTCCGAGGTCAAAGCAGAAAGTCCTTTGTCCAGAGtaattttataattataaattataaatataataaatatataaatataataaatctcATCCATAATATATTGCCCACTTTGCTCTTTAATATCTTTGACCgttgattatattttaaaatttccTCTCAAGTCAAGCCTATTATGATGGAAATACACAGATTGCGATGTGCTGGCCTAGATTTCTTGTGCTCTCCCTACCGCAGCCAAGTGAGACGCAACTCAGGCCCCAGGCAGAGGAGATATGTCACCTGTATGTGTTCAGAGATGTGTATCTATTCAGATCATGCTGCCACCCAAGATATATACACACTTCAGAGGAAAATCAAAAAGACTGACGTGCATTGCTGTAATGTAGAAGGACCTGTCCTTATTTCCATTGTCTTCCTCTGCTCCCCAGATAAACGGCATTGCTCTGGATAACAAATCTGTGACAGAGTGTGAAACTCTTTTGAGGAGCTGCAGGGACTCTCTTAGCCTCTCTCTCATGAAGGTGGGCCACCGTCATCTGACTCTTTTAGTTCCTTTTCTACCTCTCCTATGCTGAAAATCCTCAAGAACTTTCTTTCTACTTTTGCTTGCCCTACATAGCAGTTTTATAACCTCAACCATGTGGTTTGGGAAAACTGAAATCCTAGCATATCTGATGCATCCACATTTGTTTTGTCGGtgtcatttagaaaaaaacaaacaaagaaaaaacttttaaagctttttttttttgttgctgtggttAATTCCTTCATCTGTCCTCCCCGTAGTTCTTCCCACACAGCACATCAGGCCAGAACATCTTCGAGAGTCTGCGCGACACATCAGAGAAGTCCAACGGGCGCCTTCACGTATCAGAGATTCACTCTCGGAACAGCCGCAACCTCAAACACAACAGCTCGACACAGACCGACATCTTCTGCCCTGATGTTGGAAGCACCAGCACAAGTAGCATCTctggggagaggaggaaggtcAGAGGTGAATCTGATGAGATGTACGGAGACATCAGCAAGCAGTTCTCCACAGGTTCCCTGCATGCCACTAGCCTTCGGCCGGCCTCTGACTTGGGCACTGGTCGCTTTGGCCCCAGCGCCTTCCAAGAGTGCTGTCCCTACCCAAAGGGACCTTCCTCCTTACCCTTTGACCCCGTTTCTCCCTCGGACTGCATCGCAATGGAGACAACTCTGGAGAAGAAGCACAGTGGAGGCACGTGGCCCAAGATGATGGTGGGAGGCATGTCGGTAGCACCAGATAACACCAGCCcagtcacagcagcagcacagctctCCATCTATAAATCGCCTAAGCAGAGGAAGTCCATATTTGACCCGGACACTTTCAAGCGCCCTGAAACCCCTTCCATCAAGATGGAGTACATGGCAGCCAACCAGATAGCTGCagtagctgctgctgcagtaTCGCATTCCCCACAGCCTTCGAAGACAGagtccctctcctcctcatccacccccaccccaaccccTCCAACCCCACCCACTCGCAGTGACTCTTTTAagttcaaacacaaacatcaaagCAGCTCTGCCTCTGACTGCACAATCACCTCAGACGGCAAGGGAGAGGCTGCCATCTCCATGGCAGCAGGAGAGAGCAGGgagaggagtgagagagaaagagacaggaatGGAAACCACTATTTCCTGGATGGCAAGGTCCTGACCTCAAGAAAGTCATGTGACGAGGACATCGGCCGAAccagaggagaggagcctgaAGTAAAGAGACCGCGCCCTAAATCTGCTCCTGCCCTCCGACGTAGGATGACCCCACAGACCATCACTCTTCCCAGCTTCCAGGTCGGTCCATTTAAAACCTTGAAACCAGATCTAGACTTTTTATTATGCCTCCGTGCCAGTGAAAGTCATGGCTGGAGGCACACGTTTTTTAGGTTGTCTGTCCCATACTTGTGACTGCAATATCTCAGGAATGCCTTAagggaatttcttcaaatttggcacagaCGTCCAGCAGGACTCAAGGACAAAGTGATTAGATTTTGGCggtcaaaggtcacagtgacctcacaaaacacatttttagccATAACACAAGAATTCATACACTAATTAGAACAAAGTTTCACACAATAGTCCAATAGGATCAATTGAGGAAGTAATGACATTTTATGTCCAAAAGGTTGAAGTTCaacttcactgtgacatcatgatGTTCTGCAAAAGTATGAGCCATTATCCAACGCCATAACTCAGGAATAGAAGGGGagattgtgaccatatttcacatttggttgGATACTGAATTGGTGACACGAACCTTGGGTGCCCACCTTGAAACTGTGGTGTGGTGATTTTATTAAACTCTTTCAAAGTCTTcactataaatattttattagtcTTGACAGACATGAatgtaaactgcaacttgactggtTGGTGGAGGCATAGAACCGTGAGGTTTTATGTTCTAAAAAATGCTTCTTTAAAAATAGTCTTTTGCCTGCTTCCTGCACAAGTTCTGCTCAGCCTGATCAGTAGCTTCTCTAATAAAGAGACATGATACATTTATGCATTTACAAGTGTTTGAATTCAAAATGAGACCAACATCTCAAAGCATCCATTTTGTGATAGAATTTACAGCCCCGTCAGAGCTGTGCCTCTGGGAGTTGCCACTTAGCTAGCATGTCTGAGTGATTGATGCTTCTGCACTGGTTCAGCCACTCAGCCCAGGAGCTGAGTCAGTGCCTGGGGCTCAGACAACCATGCCTGGCTACCTTTTCGGGCCCATGAGCACAGGATTTTGCAGTGGGGATGAATGTTCGTTTTACTGTTGTGAGGTGTTCATGATGTAATTTTTCTCATATGTTGTCTCCAGCAAAAGATTGAGAATTTTTTTCCCAATACATAATGGTGTTTTGTTACCCTGCAGGGAGAAAGGTAACCATTTGTGTCTATCATTTATCACAGAGCTACTCTAACGATGAGCATTCACCAGAACCCAGGGACATGCTGCGGTCCTCACCCAGCCGCTCCCATAGGCACAGCGTTGGCTTTGTCCCCACAGTCTACAACGGCACCCTACCTCCTAGTGAGTTTCTTAGATtcttacataaacacactctcAACACAATCATACAGTCCCCCCCCCTCTTTACCATGGTGGTGTGTCTATCTTGTCAGATTCAGCCCACCGGGGTCTGGCTCCTTGCCCCGCTGTGACTGCCGTGATGAGGAATCCAGTGTACACGGTGCGCAGTCACCGTGTTCATACCAGCAACTGTCCATCTGTCGCCTCCCAGATCTGTCACCAGCACACCCACACCAGGTTACCCCTTCCTCCACACTTACAGATTACTTGCCGTAAAACTAGTAGTTTATGTCAAAGGTTTTTAAATTGTTGGTTCATAGTTTCTGATGGGACCTCTTATTatgacttgtatttttaaatgagcCAGTTCCCCAAAGGCATAACCACATAATATAATGTGGTTGGTATTGAAAATAATTTCCTATTGCTGCTTTGCCCTAATGTTGTGCTGTTGTGATTTAGCTCAGGCCATCAATTTAATTGACTGTGAAATATCTCTTGTATTCTATGGATAGCTATCAGTGTTTTCTAAGGCttcatatttttcacttttgtgtAGCCCACAACACCAGGGTCGTCTGAGCCTGGACCTTAGCCAGCAGAAGCGCATGGGCGACTTCTCTGAAACCTCATCGTCACGCAGCAGCAGAGCTTCACACGGTACAAATTCACTGCCCTCCAGCGCACGGCTCGGTCAGTCTGacatgcacgcatgcacgcacacacaaatgaataaaGGTCACAGACTTATGTCCCAttctttttttgcatattaTGTCAGCGCGTTCATCCCTGTATCATCTCATCCCTCTGCCAGGTTCTTCCAATAATGTCCAGTACCGCACAGAGAGGATCAAAATCCCTTCCACTCCCCGCTACCCTCGCTCCATGCTGGGGTCAGACAGAGGTACTGTGCGCACAAGTAAAAACACTTCACACTCACCACGAGTGTGAAAAGCATCTTGGATCAAACTGCAAGGCAGCAGATACAGCTCTAGCCatagcttttctttttaactttgtttCTAAACCCCAATGATTGGTTTAACTTTGTCAGGCCTGCTGCATAGTAAGATCAATATCTTTTAGTTTTAAATTGAGATTTTACAATATTGTCAGAAGGAAAACAGGTAATTTTAAATCTA encodes:
- the dlg5a gene encoding disks large homolog 5a isoform X2, with translation MEPKHKELLDQCHQNLLESITDADRVIELLIVSGTLSQLDRFELDQNCSSSAEKVDHLLKMLMNKESDHFLDLCVALEKAYPDLYTALFSNNGGGPVDHSTGSTYSVLSTMPSDSESSSSLSSVGSPVNGEASSPPPAINDNRPPGDNLDTILFQLRQVTRERDELRKRLALASPGTTFDDCRPNSKASHDYERLKSQCMRAMADLQSLQNQHTKTLKRCEEAVKEADFYHMLHSRVLGEQTQLKEEMETLRRDNTQLVREHNHLKQNCEELKRLHSQDQQELADLRLQQQQVMREKGSSEVLNKLYDTAMDKLESVKKEYDALSKRYSEKVANHNTDLSRLEQAEEENRRLQKQMDALLKQHDSAMHYQQQYSTSLRRFDSMQQELNKSSAQNKELQREMERLQSEVTRYKNLQLKAAKDCEKYKEERDSVFNEYRLIMSERDQVIKELDKLQTELEAAEARLKNTSSERVVASEELEALRQELNSSLVDRDRAICERNELLEKYCHEVKDKAEAQKELSQACKDIETVREERDVARKERTEAIIQRDQLLREYYQARQKQDSATLDMERANKEIEVLRKQYEAMSQELKEATQEAEVAKCRRDWAFQERDKIVAERESIRTLCDNLRRERDRAVSDLADALRNLDDMRKQKNDALRELKELKEKMESQLEKEARFCQLMAHSSHDSAIDTDSLEWETEVVEFEKDRDDMDLKALGFDIAEGVNDPYLPGDCGIFVTRVDKGSIADGRLRVNDWLLKINDIDLTNKDRKQVVKAVLNGGGLINMVVRRRKSLGGRLVTPVHINLVGHKDSGIGLESGVYVTAIVQGSPAAREGSLTVGDRLIAINGIALDNKSVTECETLLRSCRDSLSLSLMKFFPHSTSGQNIFESLRDTSEKSNGRLHVSEIHSRNSRNLKHNSSTQTDIFCPDVGSTSTSSISGERRKVRGESDEMYGDISKQFSTGSLHATSLRPASDLGTGRFGPSAFQECCPYPKGPSSLPFDPVSPSDCIAMETTLEKKHSGGTWPKMMVGGMSVAPDNTSPVTAAAQLSIYKSPKQRKSIFDPDTFKRPETPSIKMEYMAANQIAAVAAAAVSHSPQPSKTESLSSSSTPTPTPPTPPTRSDSFKFKHKHQSSSASDCTITSDGKGEAAISMAAGESRERSERERDRNGNHYFLDGKVLTSRKSCDEDIGRTRGEEPEVKRPRPKSAPALRRRMTPQTITLPSFQSYSNDEHSPEPRDMLRSSPSRSHRHSVGFVPTVYNGTLPPNSAHRGLAPCPAVTAVMRNPVYTVRSHRVHTSNCPSVASQICHQHTHTSPQHQGRLSLDLSQQKRMGDFSETSSSRSSRASHGSSNNVQYRTERIKIPSTPRYPRSMLGSDRGSLSHSECSSPSLITPPQSPLNLETSSFASSQSQGSISTLPRISVSPVPIGERRKDRPYLEEPRNVIVHKGAEPLGISIVSGENGGIFVSKVTGGSIAHQAGLEYGDQLLEYNGINLRNATEQQARLIIGQQCDTITIMAQYNPHMYQLGNHSRSSSRLEPISTQSTPQGSGAATPDNHSTIDTLSEQDEGTLTPSSKQTTPTTSPHNFIRMPSDSSKKAVEPRLVTVRRPGVEVGVTLCGGNLRGVYIESLDEDSPARGADGLLSGDLIMEYNSVNMKNKTAEEVYVEMLKPAETVTFKVQHRPDDFSMLKDVPGDGFYIRALYDRVGEAEGDLSFKKDDILYVDESLPKGSFGTWMAWQLDENAQQIQRGQIPSKYMMDQEFYRRHSVTEMKEDSSKTLSAAARRSFFRRKQKHKRSSSKDSKEMVALDAISTDSIPFLDDCVSLAYQRVQKVECTSPRPVLVLGPLTDPVKEMLVKESPGKFCRCVLEVMKASQQAIERGVKDCLFIDYKRRSGHFDVTTVASIKEITDKGCHCLLDIAPHAIERLHSVHIYPIVVFVRYKNSKQIKEQKDPVYLRDKVSQKHSKEQFESAQKIEQEYSKFFTGIVQGGTLPYICTQIMTIVDQEQSKVLWTPLGCP
- the dlg5a gene encoding disks large homolog 5a isoform X1, yielding MEPKHKELLDQCHQNLLESITDADRVIELLIVSGTLSQLDRFELDQNCSSSAEKVDHLLKMLMNKESDHFLDLCVALEKAYPDLYTALFSNNGGGPVDHSTGSTYSVLSTMPSDSESSSSLSSVGSPVNGEASSPPPAINDNRPPGDNLDTILFQLRQVTRERDELRKRLALASPGTTFDDCRPNSKASHDYERLKSQCMRAMADLQSLQNQHTKTLKRCEEAVKEADFYHMLHSRVLGEQTQLKEEMETLRRDNTQLVREHNHLKQNCEELKRLHSQDQQELADLRLQQQQVMREKGSSEVLNKLYDTAMDKLESVKKEYDALSKRYSEKVANHNTDLSRLEQAEEENRRLQKQMDALLKQHDSAMHYQQQYSTSLRRFDSMQQELNKSSAQNKELQREMERLQSEVTRYKNLQLKAAKDCEKYKEERDSVFNEYRLIMSERDQVIKELDKLQTELEAAEARLKNTSSERVVASEELEALRQELNSSLVDRDRAICERNELLEKYCHEVKDKAEAQKELSQACKDIETVREERDVARKERTEAIIQRDQLLREYYQARQKQDSATLDMERANKEIEVLRKQYEAMSQELKEATQEAEVAKCRRDWAFQERDKIVAERESIRTLCDNLRRERDRAVSDLADALRNLDDMRKQKNDALRELKELKEKMESQLEKEARFCQLMAHSSHDSAIDTDSLEWETEVVEFEKDRDDMDLKALGFDIAEGVNDPYLPGDCGIFVTRVDKGSIADGRLRVNDWLLKINDIDLTNKDRKQVVKAVLNGGGLINMVVRRRKSLGGRLVTPVHINLVGHKDSGIGLESGVYVTAIVQGSPAAREGSLTVGDRLIAINGIALDNKSVTECETLLRSCRDSLSLSLMKFFPHSTSGQNIFESLRDTSEKSNGRLHVSEIHSRNSRNLKHNSSTQTDIFCPDVGSTSTSSISGERRKVRGESDEMYGDISKQFSTGSLHATSLRPASDLGTGRFGPSAFQECCPYPKGPSSLPFDPVSPSDCIAMETTLEKKHSGGTWPKMMVGGMSVAPDNTSPVTAAAQLSIYKSPKQRKSIFDPDTFKRPETPSIKMEYMAANQIAAVAAAAVSHSPQPSKTESLSSSSTPTPTPPTPPTRSDSFKFKHKHQSSSASDCTITSDGKGEAAISMAAGESRERSERERDRNGNHYFLDGKVLTSRKSCDEDIGRTRGEEPEVKRPRPKSAPALRRRMTPQTITLPSFQSYSNDEHSPEPRDMLRSSPSRSHRHSVGFVPTVYNGTLPPNSAHRGLAPCPAVTAVMRNPVYTVRSHRVHTSNCPSVASQICHQHTHTSPQHQGRLSLDLSQQKRMGDFSETSSSRSSRASHGTNSLPSSARLGSSNNVQYRTERIKIPSTPRYPRSMLGSDRGSLSHSECSSPSLITPPQSPLNLETSSFASSQSQGSISTLPRISVSPVPIGERRKDRPYLEEPRNVIVHKGAEPLGISIVSGENGGIFVSKVTGGSIAHQAGLEYGDQLLEYNGINLRNATEQQARLIIGQQCDTITIMAQYNPHMYQLGNHSRSSSRLEPISTQSTPQGSGAATPDNHSTIDTLSEQDEGTLTPSSKQTTPTTSPHNFIRMPSDSSKKAVEPRLVTVRRPGVEVGVTLCGGNLRGVYIESLDEDSPARGADGLLSGDLIMEYNSVNMKNKTAEEVYVEMLKPAETVTFKVQHRPDDFSMLKDVPGDGFYIRALYDRVGEAEGDLSFKKDDILYVDESLPKGSFGTWMAWQLDENAQQIQRGQIPSKYMMDQEFYRRHSVTEMKEDSSKTLSAAARRSFFRRKQKHKRSSSKDSKEMVALDAISTDSIPFLDDCVSLAYQRVQKVECTSPRPVLVLGPLTDPVKEMLVKESPGKFCRCVLEVMKASQQAIERGVKDCLFIDYKRRSGHFDVTTVASIKEITDKGCHCLLDIAPHAIERLHSVHIYPIVVFVRYKNSKQIKEQKDPVYLRDKVSQKHSKEQFESAQKIEQEYSKFFTGIVQGGTLPYICTQIMTIVDQEQSKVLWTPLGCP
- the dlg5a gene encoding disks large homolog 5a isoform X3 produces the protein MPSDSESSSSLSSVGSPVNGEASSPPPAINDNRPPGDNLDTILFQLRQVTRERDELRKRLALASPGTTFDDCRPNSKASHDYERLKSQCMRAMADLQSLQNQHTKTLKRCEEAVKEADFYHMLHSRVLGEQTQLKEEMETLRRDNTQLVREHNHLKQNCEELKRLHSQDQQELADLRLQQQQVMREKGSSEVLNKLYDTAMDKLESVKKEYDALSKRYSEKVANHNTDLSRLEQAEEENRRLQKQMDALLKQHDSAMHYQQQYSTSLRRFDSMQQELNKSSAQNKELQREMERLQSEVTRYKNLQLKAAKDCEKYKEERDSVFNEYRLIMSERDQVIKELDKLQTELEAAEARLKNTSSERVVASEELEALRQELNSSLVDRDRAICERNELLEKYCHEVKDKAEAQKELSQACKDIETVREERDVARKERTEAIIQRDQLLREYYQARQKQDSATLDMERANKEIEVLRKQYEAMSQELKEATQEAEVAKCRRDWAFQERDKIVAERESIRTLCDNLRRERDRAVSDLADALRNLDDMRKQKNDALRELKELKEKMESQLEKEARFCQLMAHSSHDSAIDTDSLEWETEVVEFEKDRDDMDLKALGFDIAEGVNDPYLPGDCGIFVTRVDKGSIADGRLRVNDWLLKINDIDLTNKDRKQVVKAVLNGGGLINMVVRRRKSLGGRLVTPVHINLVGHKDSGIGLESGVYVTAIVQGSPAAREGSLTVGDRLIAINGIALDNKSVTECETLLRSCRDSLSLSLMKFFPHSTSGQNIFESLRDTSEKSNGRLHVSEIHSRNSRNLKHNSSTQTDIFCPDVGSTSTSSISGERRKVRGESDEMYGDISKQFSTGSLHATSLRPASDLGTGRFGPSAFQECCPYPKGPSSLPFDPVSPSDCIAMETTLEKKHSGGTWPKMMVGGMSVAPDNTSPVTAAAQLSIYKSPKQRKSIFDPDTFKRPETPSIKMEYMAANQIAAVAAAAVSHSPQPSKTESLSSSSTPTPTPPTPPTRSDSFKFKHKHQSSSASDCTITSDGKGEAAISMAAGESRERSERERDRNGNHYFLDGKVLTSRKSCDEDIGRTRGEEPEVKRPRPKSAPALRRRMTPQTITLPSFQSYSNDEHSPEPRDMLRSSPSRSHRHSVGFVPTVYNGTLPPNSAHRGLAPCPAVTAVMRNPVYTVRSHRVHTSNCPSVASQICHQHTHTSPQHQGRLSLDLSQQKRMGDFSETSSSRSSRASHGTNSLPSSARLGSSNNVQYRTERIKIPSTPRYPRSMLGSDRGSLSHSECSSPSLITPPQSPLNLETSSFASSQSQGSISTLPRISVSPVPIGERRKDRPYLEEPRNVIVHKGAEPLGISIVSGENGGIFVSKVTGGSIAHQAGLEYGDQLLEYNGINLRNATEQQARLIIGQQCDTITIMAQYNPHMYQLGNHSRSSSRLEPISTQSTPQGSGAATPDNHSTIDTLSEQDEGTLTPSSKQTTPTTSPHNFIRMPSDSSKKAVEPRLVTVRRPGVEVGVTLCGGNLRGVYIESLDEDSPARGADGLLSGDLIMEYNSVNMKNKTAEEVYVEMLKPAETVTFKVQHRPDDFSMLKDVPGDGFYIRALYDRVGEAEGDLSFKKDDILYVDESLPKGSFGTWMAWQLDENAQQIQRGQIPSKYMMDQEFYRRHSVTEMKEDSSKTLSAAARRSFFRRKQKHKRSSSKDSKEMVALDAISTDSIPFLDDCVSLAYQRVQKVECTSPRPVLVLGPLTDPVKEMLVKESPGKFCRCVLEVMKASQQAIERGVKDCLFIDYKRRSGHFDVTTVASIKEITDKGCHCLLDIAPHAIERLHSVHIYPIVVFVRYKNSKQIKEQKDPVYLRDKVSQKHSKEQFESAQKIEQEYSKFFTGIVQGGTLPYICTQIMTIVDQEQSKVLWTPLGCP